One window of Thermoanaerobaculia bacterium genomic DNA carries:
- a CDS encoding DUF1203 domain-containing protein: MKNTGYRIVAVPTDFASSVRADPRAVRRLDGQPHQCRHCLTLSSPGEAVLLASFSPFRTDQPYAERGPVFAHERNCPRYADDSAYPRQFPRRAAVLRAYDGGEALVDARVVGDSDVDALIAELFADTRVAFLHARNVAEGCFMFRIERAAGL, translated from the coding sequence ATGAAGAACACGGGCTACCGAATCGTCGCCGTCCCGACCGATTTCGCCTCCTCCGTGCGCGCGGATCCCCGGGCCGTCCGGCGCCTCGACGGCCAACCCCACCAGTGCCGCCATTGCCTGACGCTCTCCTCGCCGGGGGAAGCCGTCCTCCTGGCTTCCTTCTCCCCCTTCCGGACGGATCAGCCGTACGCGGAGCGCGGGCCCGTGTTCGCGCACGAACGGAATTGCCCGCGCTACGCGGACGACTCCGCGTATCCCCGGCAGTTCCCGCGGCGCGCCGCCGTGCTCCGCGCCTACGACGGCGGAGAGGCTCTGGTGGATGCCCGCGTCGTCGGCGACTCGGACGTCGACGCGCTCATCGCCGAGCTCTTCGCGGATACCCGCGTCGCCTTCCTGCACGCGCGGAACGTCGCGGAAGGGTGCTTCATGTTCCGGATCGAGCGGGCGGCGGGCCTCTAG
- a CDS encoding methyltransferase, with translation MRALSLAGLAAMAAGLVALWRTGALFSTRPAVLALQGVAVVLFVWARATFGLRSFHAAANPTEGGLVTTGPYRWLRHPIYAAIALFGGAGAAAARSSGSLFFLVVLAGIAMRIAAEEKLVAERYPEYAEYARRTKRLVPFVF, from the coding sequence GTGAGGGCGCTCTCTCTCGCGGGGCTCGCGGCGATGGCCGCCGGCCTCGTCGCGCTCTGGAGAACGGGCGCCCTCTTCTCGACTCGTCCGGCGGTCCTCGCGCTGCAGGGGGTCGCGGTCGTTCTCTTCGTCTGGGCGCGCGCGACCTTCGGTCTCCGCAGCTTCCACGCGGCCGCGAACCCGACGGAGGGCGGTCTCGTGACGACGGGCCCCTACCGGTGGCTCCGCCATCCGATCTACGCCGCGATCGCGCTCTTCGGCGGGGCCGGCGCGGCGGCGGCCCGGAGTTCCGGTTCGCTTTTCTTCCTCGTCGTCCTCGCGGGCATCGCGATGCGGATCGCCGCCGAGGAGAAACTCGTTGCCGAGCGCTACCCGGAATACGCGGAATACGCCCGCCGCACGAAGCGGCTCGTTCCCTTCGTGTTCTAG
- a CDS encoding citrate synthase: MPLTVERPMETETAVTLDKLKIVDERTGKSYELPIENGTIRGTDLKKIKSGPDDPGLMVYDPAYMNTAACRSAITFIDGDKGILLYRGYPIDELAEHCSFLEVAYLLLHGELPNKAENDEWTRQITYHTMIHESIKKFMDGFAYDAHPMGILVATVGALSTFYPDARNIHDEASRRTQIYRLVAKMPTLAAFAYRHSRGLPYAYPDNDLRYTENFLNMLFKMTEVKYRPEPALARALDVLFILHADHEQNCSTSVMRGIGSSHADPFSAVAGACAALYGPLHGGANEAVLKMLAEIGTKDRVPAFIKEVKEGHGEKRLMGFGHRIYKNYDPRARIIKKIADDVFAVTGKNPLLEIALELEKIALEDEYFVKRKLYPNVDFYSGIIYQAMGLPTSMFTVLFAIARTMGWMVQWEEMLLDPEQKIARPRQVYKGPAERHLRPLEKR; encoded by the coding sequence ATGCCGCTGACCGTGGAGAGACCGATGGAAACCGAAACCGCCGTGACCCTGGACAAACTCAAGATCGTCGACGAACGAACGGGAAAGTCGTACGAGCTGCCGATCGAAAACGGAACGATCCGGGGGACGGATCTCAAGAAGATCAAGTCCGGACCCGACGACCCCGGGCTCATGGTGTACGACCCGGCCTACATGAACACCGCCGCGTGCCGGAGCGCGATCACGTTCATCGACGGCGACAAGGGCATCCTGCTCTACCGCGGATACCCGATCGACGAGCTCGCCGAGCACTGCTCGTTCCTCGAGGTGGCGTACCTCCTGCTCCACGGAGAGCTTCCGAACAAGGCGGAGAACGACGAGTGGACCCGCCAGATCACGTACCACACGATGATCCACGAGAGCATCAAGAAGTTCATGGACGGGTTCGCCTACGACGCGCACCCGATGGGGATCCTCGTCGCGACGGTCGGAGCGCTCTCGACCTTCTACCCCGACGCCCGCAACATCCACGACGAGGCGTCGCGGAGAACGCAGATCTACCGTCTCGTCGCGAAGATGCCCACGCTCGCGGCGTTCGCCTACCGGCACAGCCGCGGACTCCCGTACGCCTACCCCGACAACGATCTCCGCTACACCGAAAACTTCCTGAACATGCTCTTCAAGATGACCGAGGTGAAGTACCGGCCCGAGCCGGCCCTCGCCCGCGCGCTCGACGTCCTCTTCATCCTCCACGCCGATCACGAGCAGAACTGCTCGACGTCGGTGATGCGGGGCATCGGCTCATCGCACGCCGACCCGTTCTCGGCGGTCGCCGGCGCGTGCGCCGCGCTGTACGGTCCGCTCCACGGCGGAGCCAACGAGGCGGTCCTGAAGATGCTCGCCGAGATCGGCACGAAGGACCGCGTCCCGGCCTTCATCAAGGAAGTGAAGGAAGGACACGGCGAGAAGCGGCTGATGGGGTTCGGGCACCGGATCTACAAGAACTACGACCCCCGCGCGAGGATCATCAAGAAGATCGCCGACGACGTCTTCGCGGTGACCGGGAAGAACCCGCTCCTCGAGATCGCCCTCGAACTCGAGAAGATCGCGCTCGAAGACGAGTATTTCGTGAAGCGGAAGCTCTACCCGAACGTCGATTTCTACTCCGGAATCATCTACCAGGCGATGGGCCTCCCGACGTCCATGTTCACCGTCCTGTTCGCGATCGCGCGGACGATGGGATGGATGGTGCAGTGGGAAGAGATGCTGCTCGATCCGGAACAGAAGATCGCCCGCCCCCGCCAGGTCTACAAGGGTCCGGCGGAGAGACACCTGAGACCGCTGGAAAAACGCTAG